In Scatophagus argus isolate fScaArg1 chromosome 3, fScaArg1.pri, whole genome shotgun sequence, one genomic interval encodes:
- the pfdn5 gene encoding prefoldin subunit 5, giving the protein MAAAFLVSQQEMRRLLFTMSMLMTTSSLSPGTTIIKDHLHCATNMAVNLTDLSLPQLEGLKTQLDQEIEFLTSSIGQLKVVQTKYVEAKDSLNVLNQNNKGKELLVPLTSSMYVPGSLNDVENVLVDVGTGYYVEKHVEDSKAFFKRKIDFLTKQIEKIQPALQEKHAMKQAVIEVMNMKIQQLQQSQTSQTAGTTKA; this is encoded by the exons ATGGCGGCCGCATTTCTCGTGTCCCAGCAGGAAATGCGGCGTCTACTCTTTACAATGTCTATGCTAATGACAACCTCATCTTTATCACCCGGAACCACAATTATTAAGGATCATTTGCATTGCGCTACCAACATGGCGGTGAACCTCACAGACCTCTCCCTGCCTCAGTTAGAGggactgaaaacacagctaGATCAG GAGATTGAGTTCTTGACGTCTTCAATAGGTCAGCTCAAAGTTGTCCAGACCAAGTATGTTGAAGCAAAAGATAGTTTGAACGTCttgaaccaaaacaataaag GAAAGGAACTGCTTGTGCCACTTACCAGCTCA ATGTACGTACCTGGATCATTAAATGACGTGGAAAATGTTTTAGTGGATGTGGGCACGGGATACTATGTTGAAAAG CATGTGGAAGACTCAAAGGCATTCTTCAAACGCAAAATAGACTTCCTCACCAAGCAGATAGAGAAAATTCAGCCAGCTCTTCAGGAAAAACATGCCATGAAACAAG CTGTGATTGAAGTAATGAACATGAAGATCCAACAACTACAACAGAGTCAGACATCACAGACGGCTGGGACCACCAAGGCTTAA
- the atf7b gene encoding cyclic AMP-dependent transcription factor ATF-7b isoform X5, whose translation MGDDRPFVCTAPGCGQRFTNEDHLSVHKHKHEMTLKFGPARTDSVIIADQTPTPTRFLKNCEEVGLFNELASSFEQEFCKAQEDEQKTKHPVAPLQTPSEVKIENEGPLQVDSSPPGSPDSSSSMSDDSRDSRVIGKDILPKPVASSAPTPTIVRPGSLPLHLSNDPLHPTLPSPTSVITQAPPSNRQLGSSPTSSYPLMRHLPNGQTVPLLPSPVQMTSVISLARPVNSVPNIPGIPGPPVGGASSGSSSPSGFSLHSETKMRLKAALIHQGTGAQDGAGGGAGSSIPAVPQRQEQSQQPSQNSDAPSPAQPQVSPAQPTGGRRRRATEMDPDERRQRFLERNRAAASRCRQKRKLWVNSLEKKADDLANINVSLTNEVTLLRNEVAQLKQLLLAHKDCPVTVMQKKAAFLG comes from the exons ATGGGGGATGATCGACCTTTTGTATGCACTGCCCCTGGATGTGGGCAG AGATTCACGAATGAAGATCACCTTTCGgttcacaaacacaagcatgaaatgacattaaaatttGGTCCTGCCAGAACAGACTCCGTCATCATTGCGG aCCAAACTCCCACACCAACACGTTTCCTGAAGAACTGTGAGGAGGTTGGGCTATTCAATGAGCTGGCCAGCTCCTTTGAACAGGAGTTTTGCAAAGCACAGGAAGATgagcaaaagacaaaacacccg GTTGCACCTTTACAAACACCATCTGAAGTTAAAATTGAAAACGAGGGTCCTTTACAAGTTGATTCTTCCCCTCCTGGAAGTCCAGATTCCTCGTCCAGCATGTCCGATGACAGCAGAGACTCAAGGGTGATAGGCAAG GACATTCTCCCAAAGCCTGTGGCAAGTTCTGCTCCCACTCCAACCATTGTACGTCCAGGTTCCCTTCCCCTCCACCTGAGTAATGACCCACTTCACCCAACTCTGCCATCTCCAACATCTGTCATCACACAGGCTCCGCCCTCCAACAGGCAGCTTGG cagctcCCCAACAAGCTCTTATCCACTGATGAGGCACCTCCCCAATGGGCAGACAGTCCCTCTCCTGCCCAGTCCTGTGCAGATGACCTCGGTTATATCT CTCGCAAGACCAGTGAACTCAGTGCCTAACATCCCTGGGATTCCAGGACCTCCAGTTGGCGGGGCCAGCAGTGGATCATCCTCTCCGTCTGGGTTTAGTCTGCATTCTGAGACCAAGATG cGGCTGAAAGCAGCTTTAATTCATCAGGGCACAGGGGCACAAGATGGGGCTGGTGGGGGGGCAGGATCATCCATCCCAGCTGTTCCCCAGCGGCAGGAACAGAGCCAGCAGCCCTCTCAAAACTCTGATGCACCTTCACCTGCCCAACCTCAG GTGTCTCCTGCTCAGCCGACAGGAGGCCGTCGGCGGCGAGCTACAGAGATGGACCCTGATGAAAGGAGGCAGCGTTTTCTGGAGAGAAACAGGGCAGCTGCCTCCCGCTGCAGACAAAAGCGAAAGCTGTGGGTTAACTCTCTGGAGAAGAAGGCAGATGATCTTGCTAACATCAATGTCTCCCTGACT AATGAAGTAACTCTACTGAGGAATGAGGTGGCACAGCTGAAGCAGCTCCTCTTGGCCCACAAAGACTGCCCTGTCACTGTAATGCAGAAGAAAGCAGCTTTCTTAG GGTGA
- the atf7b gene encoding cyclic AMP-dependent transcription factor ATF-7b isoform X1 gives MGDDRPFVCTAPGCGQRFTNEDHLSVHKHKHEMTLKFGPARTDSVIIADQTPTPTRFLKNCEEVGLFNELASSFEQEFCKAQEDEQKTKHPVAPLQTPSEVKIENEGPLQVDSSPPGSPDSSSSMSDDSRDSRVIGKDILPKPVASSAPTPTIVRPGSLPLHLSNDPLHPTLPSPTSVITQAPPSNRQLGSSPTSSYPLMRHLPNGQTVPLLPSPVQMTSVISLARPVNSVPNIPGIPGPPVGGASSGSSSPSGFSLHSETKMRLKAALIHQGTGAQDGAGGGAGSSIPAVPQRQEQSQQPSQNSDAPSPAQPQVSPAQPTGGRRRRATEMDPDERRQRFLERNRAAASRCRQKRKLWVNSLEKKADDLANINVSLTNEVTLLRNEVAQLKQLLLAHKDCPVTVMQKKAAFLAAAGGEETSRDTSTEPIASPAAVIQHGPSPPALASSPGATINGLSVRAAEAVAMSVLAGMGSGQPGGLDMSSHSQPAPR, from the exons ATGGGGGATGATCGACCTTTTGTATGCACTGCCCCTGGATGTGGGCAG AGATTCACGAATGAAGATCACCTTTCGgttcacaaacacaagcatgaaatgacattaaaatttGGTCCTGCCAGAACAGACTCCGTCATCATTGCGG aCCAAACTCCCACACCAACACGTTTCCTGAAGAACTGTGAGGAGGTTGGGCTATTCAATGAGCTGGCCAGCTCCTTTGAACAGGAGTTTTGCAAAGCACAGGAAGATgagcaaaagacaaaacacccg GTTGCACCTTTACAAACACCATCTGAAGTTAAAATTGAAAACGAGGGTCCTTTACAAGTTGATTCTTCCCCTCCTGGAAGTCCAGATTCCTCGTCCAGCATGTCCGATGACAGCAGAGACTCAAGGGTGATAGGCAAG GACATTCTCCCAAAGCCTGTGGCAAGTTCTGCTCCCACTCCAACCATTGTACGTCCAGGTTCCCTTCCCCTCCACCTGAGTAATGACCCACTTCACCCAACTCTGCCATCTCCAACATCTGTCATCACACAGGCTCCGCCCTCCAACAGGCAGCTTGG cagctcCCCAACAAGCTCTTATCCACTGATGAGGCACCTCCCCAATGGGCAGACAGTCCCTCTCCTGCCCAGTCCTGTGCAGATGACCTCGGTTATATCT CTCGCAAGACCAGTGAACTCAGTGCCTAACATCCCTGGGATTCCAGGACCTCCAGTTGGCGGGGCCAGCAGTGGATCATCCTCTCCGTCTGGGTTTAGTCTGCATTCTGAGACCAAGATG cGGCTGAAAGCAGCTTTAATTCATCAGGGCACAGGGGCACAAGATGGGGCTGGTGGGGGGGCAGGATCATCCATCCCAGCTGTTCCCCAGCGGCAGGAACAGAGCCAGCAGCCCTCTCAAAACTCTGATGCACCTTCACCTGCCCAACCTCAG GTGTCTCCTGCTCAGCCGACAGGAGGCCGTCGGCGGCGAGCTACAGAGATGGACCCTGATGAAAGGAGGCAGCGTTTTCTGGAGAGAAACAGGGCAGCTGCCTCCCGCTGCAGACAAAAGCGAAAGCTGTGGGTTAACTCTCTGGAGAAGAAGGCAGATGATCTTGCTAACATCAATGTCTCCCTGACT AATGAAGTAACTCTACTGAGGAATGAGGTGGCACAGCTGAAGCAGCTCCTCTTGGCCCACAAAGACTGCCCTGTCACTGTAATGCAGAAGAAAGCAGCTTTCTTAG cagctgcaggaggagaggaaaccTCCAGGGATACTTCCACCGAGCCCATCGCCTCCCCAGCAGCAGTTATCCAGCATGGGCCGTCACCCCCTGCCTTGGCTTCCAGTCCGGGGGCCACCATCAACGGGCTGAGTGTCCGCGCTGCAGAGGCGGTGGCTATGTCAGTCTTGGCTGGCATGGGATCGGGCCAGCCGGGAGGGCTCGACATGTCGTCGCATTCACAACCAGCCCCGAGATGA
- the atf7b gene encoding cyclic AMP-dependent transcription factor ATF-7b isoform X4, whose amino-acid sequence MGDDRPFVCTAPGCGQRFTNEDHLSVHKHKHEMTLKFGPARTDSVIIADQTPTPTRFLKNCEEVGLFNELASSFEQEFCKAQEDEQKTKHPVAPLQTPSEVKIENEGPLQVDSSPPGSPDSSSSMSDDSRDSRVIGKDILPKPVASSAPTPTIVRPGSLPLHLSNDPLHPTLPSPTSVITQAPPSNRQLGSPTSSYPLMRHLPNGQTVPLLPSPVQMTSVISLARPVNSVPNIPGIPGPPVGGASSGSSSPSGFSLHSETKMRLKAALIHQGTGAQDGAGGGAGSSIPAVPQRQEQSQQPSQNSDAPSPAQPQVSPAQPTGGRRRRATEMDPDERRQRFLERNRAAASRCRQKRKLWVNSLEKKADDLANINVSLTNEVTLLRNEVAQLKQLLLAHKDCPVTVMQKKAAFLAAGGEETSRDTSTEPIASPAAVIQHGPSPPALASSPGATINGLSVRAAEAVAMSVLAGMGSGQPGGLDMSSHSQPAPR is encoded by the exons ATGGGGGATGATCGACCTTTTGTATGCACTGCCCCTGGATGTGGGCAG AGATTCACGAATGAAGATCACCTTTCGgttcacaaacacaagcatgaaatgacattaaaatttGGTCCTGCCAGAACAGACTCCGTCATCATTGCGG aCCAAACTCCCACACCAACACGTTTCCTGAAGAACTGTGAGGAGGTTGGGCTATTCAATGAGCTGGCCAGCTCCTTTGAACAGGAGTTTTGCAAAGCACAGGAAGATgagcaaaagacaaaacacccg GTTGCACCTTTACAAACACCATCTGAAGTTAAAATTGAAAACGAGGGTCCTTTACAAGTTGATTCTTCCCCTCCTGGAAGTCCAGATTCCTCGTCCAGCATGTCCGATGACAGCAGAGACTCAAGGGTGATAGGCAAG GACATTCTCCCAAAGCCTGTGGCAAGTTCTGCTCCCACTCCAACCATTGTACGTCCAGGTTCCCTTCCCCTCCACCTGAGTAATGACCCACTTCACCCAACTCTGCCATCTCCAACATCTGTCATCACACAGGCTCCGCCCTCCAACAGGCAGCTTGG ctcCCCAACAAGCTCTTATCCACTGATGAGGCACCTCCCCAATGGGCAGACAGTCCCTCTCCTGCCCAGTCCTGTGCAGATGACCTCGGTTATATCT CTCGCAAGACCAGTGAACTCAGTGCCTAACATCCCTGGGATTCCAGGACCTCCAGTTGGCGGGGCCAGCAGTGGATCATCCTCTCCGTCTGGGTTTAGTCTGCATTCTGAGACCAAGATG cGGCTGAAAGCAGCTTTAATTCATCAGGGCACAGGGGCACAAGATGGGGCTGGTGGGGGGGCAGGATCATCCATCCCAGCTGTTCCCCAGCGGCAGGAACAGAGCCAGCAGCCCTCTCAAAACTCTGATGCACCTTCACCTGCCCAACCTCAG GTGTCTCCTGCTCAGCCGACAGGAGGCCGTCGGCGGCGAGCTACAGAGATGGACCCTGATGAAAGGAGGCAGCGTTTTCTGGAGAGAAACAGGGCAGCTGCCTCCCGCTGCAGACAAAAGCGAAAGCTGTGGGTTAACTCTCTGGAGAAGAAGGCAGATGATCTTGCTAACATCAATGTCTCCCTGACT AATGAAGTAACTCTACTGAGGAATGAGGTGGCACAGCTGAAGCAGCTCCTCTTGGCCCACAAAGACTGCCCTGTCACTGTAATGCAGAAGAAAGCAGCTTTCTTAG ctgcaggaggagaggaaaccTCCAGGGATACTTCCACCGAGCCCATCGCCTCCCCAGCAGCAGTTATCCAGCATGGGCCGTCACCCCCTGCCTTGGCTTCCAGTCCGGGGGCCACCATCAACGGGCTGAGTGTCCGCGCTGCAGAGGCGGTGGCTATGTCAGTCTTGGCTGGCATGGGATCGGGCCAGCCGGGAGGGCTCGACATGTCGTCGCATTCACAACCAGCCCCGAGATGA
- the atf7b gene encoding cyclic AMP-dependent transcription factor ATF-7b isoform X2: MGDDRPFVCTAPGCGQRFTNEDHLSVHKHKHEMTLKFGPARTDSVIIADQTPTPTRFLKNCEEVGLFNELASSFEQEFCKAQEDEQKTKHPVAPLQTPSEVKIENEGPLQVDSSPPGSPDSSSSMSDDSRDSRVIGKDILPKPVASSAPTPTIVRPGSLPLHLSNDPLHPTLPSPTSVITQAPPSNRQLGSPTSSYPLMRHLPNGQTVPLLPSPVQMTSVISLARPVNSVPNIPGIPGPPVGGASSGSSSPSGFSLHSETKMRLKAALIHQGTGAQDGAGGGAGSSIPAVPQRQEQSQQPSQNSDAPSPAQPQVSPAQPTGGRRRRATEMDPDERRQRFLERNRAAASRCRQKRKLWVNSLEKKADDLANINVSLTNEVTLLRNEVAQLKQLLLAHKDCPVTVMQKKAAFLAAAGGEETSRDTSTEPIASPAAVIQHGPSPPALASSPGATINGLSVRAAEAVAMSVLAGMGSGQPGGLDMSSHSQPAPR, encoded by the exons ATGGGGGATGATCGACCTTTTGTATGCACTGCCCCTGGATGTGGGCAG AGATTCACGAATGAAGATCACCTTTCGgttcacaaacacaagcatgaaatgacattaaaatttGGTCCTGCCAGAACAGACTCCGTCATCATTGCGG aCCAAACTCCCACACCAACACGTTTCCTGAAGAACTGTGAGGAGGTTGGGCTATTCAATGAGCTGGCCAGCTCCTTTGAACAGGAGTTTTGCAAAGCACAGGAAGATgagcaaaagacaaaacacccg GTTGCACCTTTACAAACACCATCTGAAGTTAAAATTGAAAACGAGGGTCCTTTACAAGTTGATTCTTCCCCTCCTGGAAGTCCAGATTCCTCGTCCAGCATGTCCGATGACAGCAGAGACTCAAGGGTGATAGGCAAG GACATTCTCCCAAAGCCTGTGGCAAGTTCTGCTCCCACTCCAACCATTGTACGTCCAGGTTCCCTTCCCCTCCACCTGAGTAATGACCCACTTCACCCAACTCTGCCATCTCCAACATCTGTCATCACACAGGCTCCGCCCTCCAACAGGCAGCTTGG ctcCCCAACAAGCTCTTATCCACTGATGAGGCACCTCCCCAATGGGCAGACAGTCCCTCTCCTGCCCAGTCCTGTGCAGATGACCTCGGTTATATCT CTCGCAAGACCAGTGAACTCAGTGCCTAACATCCCTGGGATTCCAGGACCTCCAGTTGGCGGGGCCAGCAGTGGATCATCCTCTCCGTCTGGGTTTAGTCTGCATTCTGAGACCAAGATG cGGCTGAAAGCAGCTTTAATTCATCAGGGCACAGGGGCACAAGATGGGGCTGGTGGGGGGGCAGGATCATCCATCCCAGCTGTTCCCCAGCGGCAGGAACAGAGCCAGCAGCCCTCTCAAAACTCTGATGCACCTTCACCTGCCCAACCTCAG GTGTCTCCTGCTCAGCCGACAGGAGGCCGTCGGCGGCGAGCTACAGAGATGGACCCTGATGAAAGGAGGCAGCGTTTTCTGGAGAGAAACAGGGCAGCTGCCTCCCGCTGCAGACAAAAGCGAAAGCTGTGGGTTAACTCTCTGGAGAAGAAGGCAGATGATCTTGCTAACATCAATGTCTCCCTGACT AATGAAGTAACTCTACTGAGGAATGAGGTGGCACAGCTGAAGCAGCTCCTCTTGGCCCACAAAGACTGCCCTGTCACTGTAATGCAGAAGAAAGCAGCTTTCTTAG cagctgcaggaggagaggaaaccTCCAGGGATACTTCCACCGAGCCCATCGCCTCCCCAGCAGCAGTTATCCAGCATGGGCCGTCACCCCCTGCCTTGGCTTCCAGTCCGGGGGCCACCATCAACGGGCTGAGTGTCCGCGCTGCAGAGGCGGTGGCTATGTCAGTCTTGGCTGGCATGGGATCGGGCCAGCCGGGAGGGCTCGACATGTCGTCGCATTCACAACCAGCCCCGAGATGA
- the larp4ab gene encoding la-related protein 4 — protein MVTTKGAGLNPNAKVWQEMPAQQNDITEWTEDSSWLLTSPPPVEMTNGNLDVPSSEGKGYTVEYHDSEADYAPVPTEGFDHHDYLVFDPQFDSAADGSVSKEQPMSKENLRESLKKQLEFCFSRENLSKDLYLISQMDSDHFVPIWTIASMEDIKALTTDMDLIRDVLRASPMVQVDETGEKVRPNHSRCIIILREVPETTPVEEVEALFKNENCPKVLSAEFAHNSNWYITFQSDMDAQQAFKYLREEVKMFQGKPIMARIKAINTFFGKNGFRSVDSSVYSQHVRPQAQYGSPVYMQQVYSPQQQYPVYPVVSPSWNPSVVPYFETPLAPFPNCGFMNGYGSPGNFKGNSNTNTEHEPEHMFQHIGRNRNHVKGQPRSGAVPPPPLAPGTLMDGLSSPFSAQPLQTSGTPTGTTSAIVSLPSLSLKYTSPSAYLSWAGRGRRGNHRGMRRKREEEQTTRPVPVMEAKVSPAPNFDLAATNFPPLPGSVVTIQGETTPEMRLSDVVRGLKVTSKSLSQEVNKIRHTSTSEDSVSKPDSVTLVAKPAPLTQETVASPVSSVCPPEKGEDEAEPATPKGTISSCTPTASPSADAAVPSTCSQSVSAEEHSSSPPTPTSDQGSRKLSYAEVCQRLAKDPPPAQSPSPSPPASSPSQPLQELKVNRVEDPRPNSKATTNKPEKSGDNRPPRQPLRSFRGTNAQVKFGGAGLKIREQQRGLNTGKPFSPQRGARRSGKEQNIPPRSPE, from the exons ATG GTTACCACAAAGGGAGCAGGTCTGAACCCCAATGCTAAAGTGTGGCAGGAGATGCCTGCCCAGCAGAATGACATTACAGAGTGGACGGAGGATTCATCTTGGCTGCTGACTTCCCCTCCTCCAGTTGAGATGACTAATG GTAACTTAGATGTTCCCTCTTCAGAGGGAAAAGGATACACCGTTGAGTATCATGACAGTGAAGCTGACTATGCCCCTGTGCCCACAGAGGGCTTTGACCACCACGACTATTTAGTCTTTGACCCACAGTTTGACTCAGCTGCGGATGGCAGTGTTTCTAAGGAGCAACCAATGTCTAAAGAGAACCTAAGAGAGTCTTTGAAGAAACAGCTTGAATTCTGCTTTTCTAG AGAGAACCTTTCTAAGGACCTGTACCTGATATCCCAAATGGACAGTGATCACTTTGTTCCCATCTGGACCATTGCTTCCATGGAGGACATCAAAGCCCTTACCACTGACATGGACCTTATTCGGGATGTACTGCGAG CCTCTCCCATGGTGCAAGTTGATGAAACTGGAGAGAAGGTTCGGCCAAACCACAGTCGCTGCATCATTATTCTGAGAGAGGTGCCAGAGACTACACCGGTTGAG GAAGTGGAGGCTCTTTTTAAGAATGAAAATTGTCCAAAAGTGTTAAGTGCTGAGTTTGCACACAACAGCAACTGGTACATAACATTTCAGTCAGATATGGATGCACAGCAG GCTTTCAAATACCTTAGAGAAGAAGTGAAAATGTTCCAGGGAAAACCAATCATG GCCCGCATTAAGGCCATTAATACATTCTTTGGAAAGAATGGCTTCCGCAGTGTGGACTCAAGTGTGTACAGTCAGCATGTCCGACCACAAGCTCAATATGGCTCACCTGTCTACATGCAGCAAGTGTACAGCCCTCAGCAGCAGTACCCTGTATATCCTGTGGTGTCTCCCTCCTGGAACCCCTCTGTTGTGCCTTACTTTGAAACACCACTG GCACCTTTCCCAAACTGTGGATTCATGAATGGTTACGGTAGTCCTGGTAACTTCAAAGGAAACTCCAACACGAACACAGAACATGAACCTGAGCACATGTTCCAGCATATTGGCAGGAACCG AAACCATGTTAAAGGTCAGCCTAGGTCAGGAGctgtgcctcctcctcctttggcTCCTGGGACCCTGATGGATGGTCTGTCCAGTCCCTTTAGTGCACAGCCCCTCCAGACATCAGGAACACCAACTGGCACCACTTCAGCGATAGTCTCTCTGCCTTCCTTAAGCCTTAAATACACTTCCCCCAGTGCATATCTAAGTTGGGCTGGACGGGGCAG GAGAGGTAACCACAGAGGCATGAGGAGGAAACGAGAAGAGGAACAAACCACA AGGCCTGTTCCTGTCATGGAGGCGAAGGTATCACCTGCACCAAATTTTGACCTGGCAGCTACCAATTTTCCTCCTTTGCCGGGATCTGTGGTCACTATACAGGGAGAAACTACGCCAGAGATGCGCCTTTCTGATGTTGTACGTGGCCTAAAAGTGACCAGCAAG TCTTTGAGCCAAGAGGTTAACAAAATCCGACACACAAGCACCTCAGAAGATTCTGTAAGCAAACCTGATTCTGTGACCCTGGTTGCTAAACCGGCTCCTTTGACACAGGAGACAGTGGCTTCACCAGTCTCAAG TGTTTGCCCTCCAGAAAAGGGAGAAGATGAAGCTGAACCTGCTACTCCAAAGGGAACGATCTCCTCGTGCACGCCGACTGCCTCCCCAtcagctgatgctgctgtccCCTCCACGTGCAGCCAGTCCGTTTCTGCAGAAGAACATTCCTCATCTCCCCCTACTCCAACATCAGACCAG GGGTCAAGAAAGCTCAGCTATGCAGAGGTGTGCCAGAGACTAGCCAAGGACCCACCACCAGCACAGTcgccctctccctcccctcctgccTCGTCACCCAGCCAACCCCTGCAAGAGCTCAAGGTCAACAGGGTTGAGGATCCTCGGCCAAACTCCAAggccacaacaaacaaaccagagaAATCCGGTGACAACCGCCCCCCTCGCCAACCATTACGCTCCTTCAGAGGGACGAATGCCCAAGTTAAATTTGGAGGTGCAGGGCTGAAGATTCGAGAGCAACAGAGAGGCCTGAATACTGGCAAACCGTTTTCCCCACAGCGGGGAGCCAGACGCAGTGGCAAAGAACAGAACATTCCCCCGAGGTCACCAGAATAA
- the atf7b gene encoding cyclic AMP-dependent transcription factor ATF-7b isoform X3: MGDDRPFVCTAPGCGQRFTNEDHLSVHKHKHEMTLKFGPARTDSVIIADQTPTPTRFLKNCEEVGLFNELASSFEQEFCKAQEDEQKTKHPVAPLQTPSEVKIENEGPLQVDSSPPGSPDSSSSMSDDSRDSRVIGKDILPKPVASSAPTPTIVRPGSLPLHLSNDPLHPTLPSPTSVITQAPPSNRQLGSSPTSSYPLMRHLPNGQTVPLLPSPVQMTSVISLARPVNSVPNIPGIPGPPVGGASSGSSSPSGFSLHSETKMRLKAALIHQGTGAQDGAGGGAGSSIPAVPQRQEQSQQPSQNSDAPSPAQPQVSPAQPTGGRRRRATEMDPDERRQRFLERNRAAASRCRQKRKLWVNSLEKKADDLANINVSLTNEVTLLRNEVAQLKQLLLAHKDCPVTVMQKKAAFLAAGGEETSRDTSTEPIASPAAVIQHGPSPPALASSPGATINGLSVRAAEAVAMSVLAGMGSGQPGGLDMSSHSQPAPR; encoded by the exons ATGGGGGATGATCGACCTTTTGTATGCACTGCCCCTGGATGTGGGCAG AGATTCACGAATGAAGATCACCTTTCGgttcacaaacacaagcatgaaatgacattaaaatttGGTCCTGCCAGAACAGACTCCGTCATCATTGCGG aCCAAACTCCCACACCAACACGTTTCCTGAAGAACTGTGAGGAGGTTGGGCTATTCAATGAGCTGGCCAGCTCCTTTGAACAGGAGTTTTGCAAAGCACAGGAAGATgagcaaaagacaaaacacccg GTTGCACCTTTACAAACACCATCTGAAGTTAAAATTGAAAACGAGGGTCCTTTACAAGTTGATTCTTCCCCTCCTGGAAGTCCAGATTCCTCGTCCAGCATGTCCGATGACAGCAGAGACTCAAGGGTGATAGGCAAG GACATTCTCCCAAAGCCTGTGGCAAGTTCTGCTCCCACTCCAACCATTGTACGTCCAGGTTCCCTTCCCCTCCACCTGAGTAATGACCCACTTCACCCAACTCTGCCATCTCCAACATCTGTCATCACACAGGCTCCGCCCTCCAACAGGCAGCTTGG cagctcCCCAACAAGCTCTTATCCACTGATGAGGCACCTCCCCAATGGGCAGACAGTCCCTCTCCTGCCCAGTCCTGTGCAGATGACCTCGGTTATATCT CTCGCAAGACCAGTGAACTCAGTGCCTAACATCCCTGGGATTCCAGGACCTCCAGTTGGCGGGGCCAGCAGTGGATCATCCTCTCCGTCTGGGTTTAGTCTGCATTCTGAGACCAAGATG cGGCTGAAAGCAGCTTTAATTCATCAGGGCACAGGGGCACAAGATGGGGCTGGTGGGGGGGCAGGATCATCCATCCCAGCTGTTCCCCAGCGGCAGGAACAGAGCCAGCAGCCCTCTCAAAACTCTGATGCACCTTCACCTGCCCAACCTCAG GTGTCTCCTGCTCAGCCGACAGGAGGCCGTCGGCGGCGAGCTACAGAGATGGACCCTGATGAAAGGAGGCAGCGTTTTCTGGAGAGAAACAGGGCAGCTGCCTCCCGCTGCAGACAAAAGCGAAAGCTGTGGGTTAACTCTCTGGAGAAGAAGGCAGATGATCTTGCTAACATCAATGTCTCCCTGACT AATGAAGTAACTCTACTGAGGAATGAGGTGGCACAGCTGAAGCAGCTCCTCTTGGCCCACAAAGACTGCCCTGTCACTGTAATGCAGAAGAAAGCAGCTTTCTTAG ctgcaggaggagaggaaaccTCCAGGGATACTTCCACCGAGCCCATCGCCTCCCCAGCAGCAGTTATCCAGCATGGGCCGTCACCCCCTGCCTTGGCTTCCAGTCCGGGGGCCACCATCAACGGGCTGAGTGTCCGCGCTGCAGAGGCGGTGGCTATGTCAGTCTTGGCTGGCATGGGATCGGGCCAGCCGGGAGGGCTCGACATGTCGTCGCATTCACAACCAGCCCCGAGATGA